The following proteins come from a genomic window of Sorghum bicolor cultivar BTx623 chromosome 3, Sorghum_bicolor_NCBIv3, whole genome shotgun sequence:
- the LOC8062396 gene encoding uncharacterized protein LOC8062396 yields the protein MDANTLLLPCSDGAVAGAVDFRGRPASRSGTGRWSAAMFVLGVEIAERFAYHGVSANLISYLTGPLGESTAGAAAAINAWSGVATMLPLLMACVADAWLGRYRTIVLASLLFVVSMGMLTVSALPAFHHDGCSSYASSSLACSPSPAQVGVFYVSLYLVALAEAGHKPCAQAFGADQFDQNDPKESVSRSSFFNWWYFGMCSGTAVTTMVSSYIQDNVGWGLGFGIPCLVMVFALLMFLLGTRNYRYYTSTESSPFARLARAFIALIKGSKSSQSDGTLASDDDAGHREEVKGVLRLFPIWATCIIYAVIFSQSSTFFTKQAATLDRRIGPTLRVPPAALQTFISVTIMVFIPVYDRAFVPLARRLTRLSSGITMLQRIGTGLVLALVAMVVAALVEMRRLGVARDAGLVDQPKAALPMSLWWMVPQYVLFGLSDVFAMIGLQEFFYDQVPDALRSLGLALFLSIFGVGHLFSSFIISAIDGATKKSGASWFSNNLNRAHLDYFYWLLAGLCAVELAAFVIVSRVYVYKKRVSHDNNDAVIMAMKPRAVSRRAVRMALQYGLAIDAKGRRLRKAKRSLDRSLAVDSAGVAPTYKALTCDDFTMCHRSELLSLVLYQPAMVDTVAGATDYRGQPASRAATGGWKPSVFVMAMEIAERFAYKGVAANLITYLTGPLGQPMARAAASIDAWKGVSQMLPLPLACVADAWLGRYRAIVLASLIFVVSMGSLSLSAALPALRGGHVAIFYVALYLVALGEGAHKPCAQAFAADQYDEKDPKESVARSSFFNWWYFGMCAGTAVTTMVSSYVQDNVGWGLGFGIPCIVIVASLALFLLGTRSYRFYTTTEASPFSRVGNALLALIHSWAPKHRTRKLGDGDEDNAVAVEEVKSVLRLLPIWASCIIYAIIFSQTSTFFTKQAATLDRRIGARFKVPPAALQTFISVSIVVFIPVYDRLFVPLARRYTGRPTGITMLQRVGAGLALSLVAVALSALVEMKRLRVATEAGLVNTPKAQLPMTLWWMVPQYILIGVADVFAMIGLQEFFYDQVPDAVRSLGLALFLSIFGVGHLLSSLLISVIDKTTARSGTSWFSNNLNRAHLDYFYWLLTGLCAVELVAFVLFSRVYAYKRKSGNDGGSGDLV from the exons ATGGACGCCAACACCCTTCTCCTGCCCTGCTCCGACGGCGCCGTCGCCGGCGCGGTGGACTTCCGCGGGCGGCCCGCGTCCCGGTCCGGCACCGGCCGATGGTCCGCCGCGATGTTCGTCCTCG GGGTGGAGATAGCGGAGAGGTTCGCGTACCACGGGGTGTCGGCGAACCTGATCAGCTACCTGACGGGGCCGCTGGGGGAGTCGACCGCGGGCGCGGCGGCCGCGATCAACGCGTGGAGCGGGGTGGCGACCATGCTGCCCTTGCTCATGGCGTGCGTGGCCGACGCCTGGCTCGGGCGCTACCGCACCATCGTCCTCGCCTCCCTCCTCTTCGTCGTG AGCATGGGCATGCTGACCGTCTCGGCGCTCCCGGCGTTCCACCACGACGGCTGCAGCAGCTACGCCTCCAGCTCGCTGGCCTGCTCCCCGTCCCCCGCGCAAGTGGGCGTCTTCTACGTCTCGCTGTACCTGGTGGCGCTCGCCGAGGCCGGGCACAAGCCCTGCGCGCAGGCGTTCGGCGCGGACCAGTTCGACCAGAACGACCCCAAGGAGTCCGTGTCCAGGAGCTCCTTCTTCAACTGGTGGTACTTCGGCATGTGCTCCGGCACCGCCGTCACGACCATGGTGTCCAGCTACATCCAGGACAACGTCGGCTGGGGCCTCGGCTTCGGCATCCCCTGCCTCGTCATGGTCTTCGCGCTCCTCATGTTCCTGCTCGGCACCAGGAATTACCGCTACTACACGTCCACCGAATCGAGCCCCTTTGCTCGCCTCGCCCGAGCTTTCATCGCGCTCATCAAAGGCTCCAAATCGAGCCAATCTGACGG CACTCTCGCGAGCGACGACGACGCCGGGCACCGGGAAGAAGTGAAAGGCGTGCTGCGCCTGTTCCCCATCTGGGCGACGTGCATCATCTACGCCGTGATCTTCTCGCAGTCGTCCACGTTCTTCACGAAGCAGGCCGCGACGCTGGACCGCCGGATCGGTCCGACGCTGCGTGTGCCGCCGGCGGCGCTGCAGACGTTCATCAGCGTGACCATCATGGTCTTCATCCCGGTCTACGACCGCGCGTTCGTGCCCCTGGCGCGGCGGCTCACGCGCCTGTCGTCGGGCATCACCATGCTGCAGCGGATCGGCACGGGGCTCGTCCTGGCCCTGGTCGCCATGGTcgtggcggcgctggtggagatgcGGCGGCTCGGCGTGGCGAGGGACGCCGGGCTCGTGGACCAGCCCAAGGCGGCGCTGCCGATGAGCCTGTGGTGGATGGTGCCGCAGTACGTGCTGTTCGGGCTCTCGGACGTGTTCGCCATGATCGGCCTGCAGGAGTTCTTCTACGACCAGGTCCCCGACGCGCTGCGCAGCCTCGGGCTGGCACTCTTCCTCAGCATCTTCGGCGTGGGCCACTTGTTCAGCAGCTTCATCATCTCCGCCATCGACGGAGCCACCAAGAAGAGCGGGGCGAGCTGGTTCTCCAACAACCTCAACCGCGCGCACCTCGACTACTTCTACTGGCTGCTCGCCGGCCTCTGCGCCGTGGAGTTGGCCGCGTTCGTCATCGTCTCGCGCGTTTACGTGTATAAGAAGAGGGTGTCTCACGACAATAATGATGCTGTCAT TATGGCGATGAAGCCTAGAGCCGTATCCCGTAGGGCTGTTAGGATGGCACTTCAGTATGGTCTAGCTATAGATGCAA AGGGGAGGAGATTACGGAAAGCAAAGCGCAGCCTCGATCGATCTCTGGCTGTCGACTCTGCAGGCGTCGCGCCTACCTATAAAGCCCTAACCTGCGACGACTTCACCATGTGTCATCGGAGCGAGCTCCTCTCCCTCGTGCTGTACCAACCAGCCATGGTCGACACCGTCGCCGGCGCCACCGACTACCGCGGCCAGCCGGCCTCTCGTGCCGCCACCGGCGGCTGGAAACCGTCGGTTTTCGTCATGG CGATGGAGATCGCGGAGCGGTTCGCGTACAAGGGCGTGGCCGCGAACCTGATCACGTACCTGACGGGGCCACTGGGGCAGCCGATGgcgcgcgccgccgcgtccATCGACGCGTGGAAGGGCGTCTCCCAgatgctgccgctgccgctcgcGTGCGTCGCCGACGCCTGGCTCGGCCGGTACCGGGCCATCGTCCTCGCCTCCCTCATCTTCGTCGTG AGCATGGGCTCCCTGTCGCTGTCGGCGGCGTTGCCGGCCTTGCGCGGCGGCCACGTGGCCATCTTCTACGTGGCGCTGTACCTGGTGGCTCTCGGCGAGGGCGCGCACAAGCCGTGCGCGCAGGCGTTCGCGGCGGACCAGTACGACGAGAAGGACCCCAAGGAGAGCGTGGCGCGGAGCTCGTTCTTCAACTGGTGGTACTTCGGCATGTGCGCCGGCACCGCTGTCACCACCATGGTCTCCAGTTACGTGCAGGACAACGTCGGCTGGGGCCTCGGCTTCGGCATCCCCTGCATCGTCATCGTCGCCTCGCTCGCCCTGTTCTTGCTCGGGACCAGGTCGTACCGGTTCTACACCACCACGGAGGCCAGCCCCTTCTCTCGCGTCGGGAACGCGTTGCTGGCGTTGATCCACAGCTGGGCGCCCAAGCATCGCACCAG AAAATTAGGCGATGGCGACGAGGACAACGCCGTCGCCGTCGAGGAAGTGAAGAGCGTGCTCCGCCTGCTGCCCATATGGGCGTCGTGCATAATCTACGCGATCATCTTCTCCCAGACGTCGACGTTCTTCACGAAGCAGGCCGCGACGCTGGACCGCCGGATCGGCGCGAGGTTCAAGGTGCCGCCGGCGGCGCTGCAGACGTTCATCAGCGTGAGCATCGTCGTCTTCATCCCTGTGTACGACAGGCTCTTCGTGCCCCTGGCGCGACGCTACACGGGAAGGCCGACGGGGATCACCATGCTGCAGAGGGTCGGCGCCGGCCTGGCGCTCTCCCTCGTCGCCGTGGCCCTGTCCGCGCTCGTCGAGATGAAACGACTCCGTGTCGCGACGGAAGCCGGCCTGGTGAACACCCCGAAGGCGCAGCTCCCTATGACGCTCTGGTGGATGGTCCCGCAGTACATCCTCATCGGCGTCGCCGACGTGTTCGCCATGATCGGGCTGCAGGAGTTCTTCTACGACCAGGTCCCCGACGCGGTGCGGAGCCTTGGGCTGGCCCTGTTCCTGAGCATCTTCGGGGTCGGCCACCTCCTCAGCAGCTTGCTCATCTCCGTCATTGACAAGACGACAGCGAGGAGCGGGACGAGctggttctctaacaacctcaACCGCGCCCACCTCGACTACTTTTACTGGCTGCTCACTGGCCTCTGCGCCGTGGAGCTCGTCGCCTTTGTGCTCTTCTCTCGAGTGTATGCTTACAAGAGAAAGAGTGGCAATGATGGTGGCAGTGGTGATCTCGTGTGA